The Vibrio pomeroyi genome window below encodes:
- a CDS encoding phosphoglycerate kinase, translated as MSVIKMTDLELAGKRVFIRADLNVPVKDGKVTSDARILASLPTIKLCLEAGAKVMVTSHLGRPTEGEYNEEFSLAPVVNYLNDALDCEVKLAKDYLNGLELNAGELVVLENVRFNEGEKKNEEALSKQYAALCDIFVMDAFGTAHRAQASTHGVGTHAPVACAGPLLAAELEALGKAMDNPERPLVAIVGGSKVSTKLTVLESLSKIADQLVVGGGIANTFIAAEGHNVGKSLYEADLVETAQKLMKECAIPVATDVACAKAFDENAEAEIKHVSEVQDDDMIFDLGPDSTAALAEIIGNAKTILWNGPVGVFEFKNFEAGTAGISKAIAESAGFSVAGGGDTLAAIDKFGIKADVSYISTGGGAFLEFVEGKVLPAVAMLEERAKA; from the coding sequence TGACCTAAACGTACCAGTAAAAGACGGTAAAGTAACTTCAGATGCACGTATCCTAGCATCTCTACCAACTATCAAGCTTTGCCTAGAAGCTGGTGCAAAAGTAATGGTTACTTCTCACCTTGGTCGTCCTACTGAAGGCGAATACAACGAAGAGTTCTCTCTAGCTCCTGTAGTTAACTACCTAAACGACGCACTAGACTGCGAAGTTAAACTAGCTAAAGATTACCTAAACGGCCTAGAGCTAAACGCTGGTGAACTAGTTGTTCTTGAAAATGTTCGTTTCAACGAAGGTGAGAAGAAGAACGAAGAAGCACTTTCTAAGCAGTACGCTGCGCTATGTGACATCTTCGTGATGGACGCATTCGGTACAGCTCACCGTGCACAAGCATCTACTCACGGTGTTGGTACTCACGCTCCTGTAGCATGTGCAGGTCCTCTTCTTGCTGCTGAGCTTGAAGCTCTTGGCAAAGCAATGGATAACCCAGAGCGTCCGCTAGTTGCTATCGTTGGTGGTTCTAAAGTATCGACTAAGCTAACAGTTCTTGAGTCTCTATCTAAAATCGCTGACCAACTTGTTGTTGGTGGTGGTATCGCGAACACATTCATCGCAGCTGAAGGCCACAACGTAGGTAAGTCTCTATACGAAGCTGACCTAGTTGAAACGGCTCAGAAGCTAATGAAAGAGTGTGCTATTCCAGTAGCGACTGACGTTGCATGTGCTAAAGCATTCGACGAAAACGCAGAAGCTGAAATCAAGCACGTTTCTGAAGTACAAGACGACGACATGATCTTCGACCTTGGCCCAGATTCAACTGCTGCACTAGCTGAAATCATCGGCAACGCAAAAACTATCCTTTGGAACGGCCCTGTAGGCGTATTCGAATTCAAAAACTTCGAAGCGGGTACAGCGGGTATCTCTAAAGCAATCGCTGAGTCTGCAGGTTTCTCAGTAGCAGGTGGTGGTGACACGCTAGCAGCTATCGACAAGTTCGGTATCAAAGCTGACGTTTCTTACATCTCTACTGGCGGCGGCGCTTTCCTTGAGTTCGTTGAAGGTAAAGTACTTCCTGCAGTAGCAATGCTTGAAGAGCGTGCTAAAGCATAA
- the fbaA gene encoding class II fructose-bisphosphate aldolase, whose protein sequence is MSKIFDFVKPGVISGDDVQKVFEVAKENKFALPAVNVVGTDSVNAVLEAAAKVKAPVVVQFSNGGAAFFAGKGVKLEGQGAQVLGAVAGAKYVHAVAEAYGVPVILHTDHAAKKLLPWIDGLLDAGEEFFAQTGKPLFSSHMLDLSEESLEENIETCAKYLERMAKMNMTIEIELGCTGGEEDGVDNSDMDASELYTSPEDVAYAYEKLMAVSPRFTIAASFGNVHGVYQAGNVVLTPTILRDSQAYCAEKFGIAPNALNFVFHGGSGSSEAEIQESIGYGVIKMNIDTDTQWATWDGIRQYSADNFDFLQGQIGNPTGEAAPNKKYYDPRVWLRAGQASMVARLEKAFADLNAVDVL, encoded by the coding sequence ATGTCTAAGATCTTCGATTTTGTAAAACCTGGTGTGATTTCTGGCGATGACGTACAGAAAGTATTTGAAGTAGCAAAAGAAAACAAATTTGCTCTTCCTGCTGTAAACGTTGTTGGTACTGACTCTGTAAACGCAGTACTAGAAGCAGCTGCTAAAGTTAAAGCTCCAGTAGTTGTTCAGTTCTCTAACGGTGGCGCTGCATTCTTCGCAGGTAAAGGCGTTAAACTTGAAGGTCAAGGCGCACAAGTTCTTGGCGCTGTAGCTGGTGCAAAATACGTACACGCTGTAGCTGAAGCTTACGGTGTTCCAGTTATTCTACATACTGACCACGCTGCTAAGAAACTTCTTCCATGGATCGACGGTCTACTAGACGCTGGTGAAGAGTTCTTCGCACAAACTGGTAAGCCTCTATTCTCTTCTCACATGCTAGACCTTTCTGAAGAGTCTCTAGAAGAGAACATCGAAACATGTGCTAAGTACCTAGAGCGCATGGCTAAAATGAACATGACAATCGAGATCGAACTTGGTTGTACTGGTGGTGAAGAAGACGGCGTAGATAACTCTGATATGGACGCATCTGAGCTTTACACTTCTCCAGAAGACGTAGCATACGCATACGAGAAACTAATGGCTGTTAGCCCACGTTTCACTATCGCTGCTTCTTTCGGTAACGTACACGGTGTTTACCAAGCTGGTAACGTTGTACTTACTCCAACTATCCTACGTGATTCTCAAGCATACTGTGCAGAGAAGTTCGGTATCGCACCTAACGCTCTAAACTTCGTATTCCACGGTGGTTCTGGTTCTTCTGAAGCAGAAATCCAAGAGTCTATCGGCTACGGTGTTATCAAAATGAACATCGATACTGATACACAATGGGCAACTTGGGACGGTATCCGTCAGTACTCTGCTGACAACTTCGATTTCCTACAAGGTCAAATCGGCAACCCAACTGGCGAAGCTGCTCCAAACAAGAAGTACTACGATCCACGCGTATGGCTACGTGCTGGTCAAGCTTCAATGGTTGCTCGTCTAGAGAAAGCATTTGCTGACCTTAACGCTGTAGACGTACTATAA